From Struthio camelus isolate bStrCam1 chromosome 7, bStrCam1.hap1, whole genome shotgun sequence, a single genomic window includes:
- the LOC138067907 gene encoding uncharacterized protein isoform X5 → MRAAPTLLPAALSYEQRSTAGSRCAHAHLLGVARWCPRLAKNRYCRRSGAQAQWFRRGSLVPSAGQKSVLKPEKSVLQAKRGAGAVVSAWLVGALGWRKFGTAGEAGRLRTGFRRGSLVPSAGQKSVLQAKRGAGAVVSAWLVGALGWPEIGTAGEAGRRRTGFRRGSLVPSAGQKSVLQAKRGAGALGFGVARWCPRLARNRYCRRSGAQAHWVSAWLVGALGWPEIGTAGEAGRRRSGFGVAKRGAGALARRRSLVPSAGEKWVLQAKRGACAVLESRAPRAPAPRSRSAHARRAAHARRRAAAWRRAGTEFSLGRRRVRAEAARSRRSGGPGEVFRTSGIDYMLP, encoded by the exons atgcgcgccgccccgACACTGCTCCCTGCGGCCCTCAGCTACGAACAGCGTAGTACTGCAGGCAGCCGCTGCGCGCATGCGCACTtgctcggcgtggctcgttggtgccctcggctggccaaaaatcggtactgcaggcgaagcggggcgcaggcgcagtggtttcggcgtggctcgttggtgccctcggctggccagaaatcggtactgaagcccgaaaaatcggtactgcaggcgaagcggggcgcaggcgcagtggtttcggcgtggctcgttggtgccctcggctggcgaaaattcggtactgcaggcgaagcggggcgcctgcgcactgggtttcggcgtggctcgttggtgccctcggctggccagaaatcggtactgcaggcgaagcggggcgcaggcgcagtggtttcggcgtggctcgttggtgccctcggctggccagaaatcggtactgcaggcgaagcggggcgcaggcgcactgggtttcggcgtggctcgttggtgccctcggctggccagaaatcggtactgcaggcgaagcggggcgcaggcgcactgggtttcggcgtggctcgttggtgccctcggctggccagaaatcggtactgcaggcgaagcggggcgcaggcgcactgggtttcggcgtggctcgttggtgccctcggctggccagaaatcggtactgcaggcgaagcggggcgcaggcgcagtggtttcggcgtggcgaagcggggcgcaggtgcacttgctcgtcggcgctcgttggtgccctcggctggcgaaaagtgggtactgcaggcgaagcggggcgcatgcgcggtgctcgagagccgggccccccgcgctcccgcgccccgttcgcgatcggcgcatgcgcggagggcggcgcatgcgcggcggcgggcagcagcatggcggcgcgcggggacggagttttcgctggggcggcggcgggtgcgggccgaggccgcccggagtcggagatctgggggccccggtgag gtattcagaacatcggggatcgactacatgctgccatga
- the LOC138067907 gene encoding uncharacterized protein isoform X4 has product MRAAPTLLPAALSYEQRSTAGSRCAHAHLLGVARWCPRLAKNRYCRRSGAQAQWFRRGSLVPSAGQKSVLKPEKSVLQAKRGAGAVVSAWLVGALGWRKFGTAGEAGRLRTGFRRGSLVPSAGQKSVLQAKRGAGAVVSAWLVGALGWPEIGTAGEAGRRRTGFRRGSLVPSAGQKSVLQAKRGAGALGFGVARWCPRLARNRYCRRSGAQAHWVSAWLVGALGWPEIGTAGEAGRRRSGFGVAKRGAGALARRRSLVPSAGEKWVLQAKRGACAVLESRAPRAPAPRSRSAHARRAAHARRRAAAWRRAGTEFSLGRRRVRAEAARSRRSGGPGEGPGSSLARPGRALAPAEAAGRSGEAGGPRSGAGRTAPVAAGLPEGAG; this is encoded by the exons atgcgcgccgccccgACACTGCTCCCTGCGGCCCTCAGCTACGAACAGCGTAGTACTGCAGGCAGCCGCTGCGCGCATGCGCACTtgctcggcgtggctcgttggtgccctcggctggccaaaaatcggtactgcaggcgaagcggggcgcaggcgcagtggtttcggcgtggctcgttggtgccctcggctggccagaaatcggtactgaagcccgaaaaatcggtactgcaggcgaagcggggcgcaggcgcagtggtttcggcgtggctcgttggtgccctcggctggcgaaaattcggtactgcaggcgaagcggggcgcctgcgcactgggtttcggcgtggctcgttggtgccctcggctggccagaaatcggtactgcaggcgaagcggggcgcaggcgcagtggtttcggcgtggctcgttggtgccctcggctggccagaaatcggtactgcaggcgaagcggggcgcaggcgcactgggtttcggcgtggctcgttggtgccctcggctggccagaaatcggtactgcaggcgaagcggggcgcaggcgcactgggtttcggcgtggctcgttggtgccctcggctggccagaaatcggtactgcaggcgaagcggggcgcaggcgcactgggtttcggcgtggctcgttggtgccctcggctggccagaaatcggtactgcaggcgaagcggggcgcaggcgcagtggtttcggcgtggcgaagcggggcgcaggtgcacttgctcgtcggcgctcgttggtgccctcggctggcgaaaagtgggtactgcaggcgaagcggggcgcatgcgcggtgctcgagagccgggccccccgcgctcccgcgccccgttcgcgatcggcgcatgcgcggagggcggcgcatgcgcggcggcgggcagcagcatggcggcgcgcggggacggagttttcgctggggcggcggcgggtgcgggccgaggccgcccggagtcggagatctgggggccccggtgag ggccccggttcctccctggcgcggccggggcgggcgctcgcccctgcggaggcggccgggaggagcggcgaggctggcgggccccggagcggcgctgggcggacggctcccgtcgcggctggcctgcccgagggtgctg